In Actinomyces radicidentis, one genomic interval encodes:
- a CDS encoding M16 family metallopeptidase, translating into MTSSRTTDLPSTFADEGRSTGDFEASYDEVALVRGRAGDPATELTLTDDGATLRRSVLPGGVRVITESVPGLRSTALGTWFGVGSRDEVPGQEGSTHFLEHLMFKGTATRDARGIAEAFDMIGGESNAATSKEHTSYYARVQRRDSMEALDVITDMVTSSLLTPAEVETERGVIVSELADAADDLLDVAQDAFNRAAFGEDTPLGRPIGGTPEAVRSVPRDAVWDHYQRSYASDSLVVAVAGAVDHDEVCDRVLSDLAAAGWDASADAVPRPRRFETVGLDTPPVHDVTVVRDAEQSHVQLACRGIPVRDERRWAMSVLTTILGGGMSSRLFQEVREKRGLAYTTYAFDSSYAGAGAFGLYAGCAPEDVEEVCAVMVGEFERLAEGGVSERELARARGQIRGAMVLGGEDSLARMGRLGRGEVVTGRLRSMGENLRRLDAVTADDVRALAAQLAAQERCRVVVGPGA; encoded by the coding sequence GTGACCAGCAGCCGCACGACAGACCTCCCCAGCACCTTCGCCGACGAGGGGCGCAGCACCGGCGACTTCGAGGCCTCCTACGACGAGGTCGCGCTCGTCCGCGGGCGCGCCGGCGACCCCGCCACCGAGCTCACCCTCACCGACGACGGCGCCACCCTGCGCCGCTCCGTCCTGCCCGGGGGCGTCCGCGTCATCACAGAGTCCGTCCCCGGCCTTCGCTCCACGGCGCTCGGCACCTGGTTCGGCGTCGGCTCCCGCGACGAGGTCCCCGGCCAGGAGGGCTCGACCCACTTCCTCGAGCACCTCATGTTCAAGGGCACCGCCACCCGCGACGCCCGCGGCATCGCCGAGGCCTTCGACATGATCGGCGGCGAGTCCAACGCCGCCACCTCCAAGGAGCACACCTCCTACTACGCCCGCGTCCAGCGCCGTGACTCCATGGAGGCCCTCGACGTCATCACCGACATGGTGACGTCCTCGCTCCTCACCCCCGCCGAGGTCGAGACCGAGCGCGGCGTCATCGTCTCCGAGCTCGCCGACGCCGCCGACGACCTCCTGGACGTCGCCCAGGACGCCTTCAACCGCGCCGCCTTCGGGGAGGACACGCCGCTCGGTCGGCCCATCGGAGGCACTCCCGAGGCCGTTCGCTCCGTGCCGCGCGACGCCGTCTGGGACCACTACCAGCGCAGCTACGCCTCCGACTCCCTCGTCGTCGCCGTCGCCGGCGCCGTCGACCACGACGAGGTCTGCGACCGGGTCCTCTCCGACCTCGCCGCCGCCGGGTGGGACGCGAGCGCCGACGCCGTGCCGCGACCCCGCCGCTTCGAGACCGTCGGCCTGGACACGCCTCCCGTCCACGACGTCACCGTCGTCCGCGACGCCGAGCAGTCCCACGTCCAACTCGCCTGCCGCGGGATCCCCGTGCGCGACGAGCGACGCTGGGCCATGAGCGTCCTCACCACCATCCTCGGCGGCGGCATGTCCTCCCGCCTCTTCCAGGAGGTCCGCGAGAAGCGGGGCCTGGCCTACACGACCTATGCCTTCGACTCCTCCTACGCCGGCGCCGGCGCCTTCGGCCTCTACGCCGGCTGCGCCCCGGAGGACGTCGAAGAGGTCTGCGCCGTCATGGTCGGCGAGTTCGAGCGCCTCGCCGAGGGCGGCGTGAGCGAGCGCGAGCTCGCCCGGGCCCGCGGCCAGATCCGCGGCGCGATGGTCCTCGGCGGCGAGGACTCCCTCGCTCGCATGGGGCGCCTCGGCCGAGGCGAGGTCGTCACCGGCCGCCTGCGCTCCATGGGGGAGAACCTTCGCCGCCTGGACGCGGTCACCGCCGACGACGTGCGCGCCCTGGCAGCCCAGCTCGCCGCCCAGGAGCGCTGCCGTGTGGTCGTCGGCCCGGGTGCCTGA
- the dapB gene encoding 4-hydroxy-tetrahydrodipicolinate reductase, whose translation MSTAVAVVGAAGRMGSTVCQAVEDAEGLELVARLDTGDEITSETLNGAEVAVDFTVPDVTEANVHALVDAGVDVVVGTTGWSEESYGRVREHLARPEAAGRSVLIAPNFALSAVLVMSFAAKAARYFESAEVIELHHPNKVDAPSGTAVATAQGIAAARAEAGLGPVPDATRSDPDGARGAVVNGIHVHAVRLRGLTAHEEVVLGNEGEQLTIRTDSFDRASFIPGVVLAVREVSGRGGLTIGLDKLLDL comes from the coding sequence ATGAGTACTGCCGTTGCCGTTGTCGGCGCCGCTGGGCGCATGGGATCCACCGTCTGCCAGGCCGTCGAGGACGCCGAGGGCCTCGAGCTCGTCGCGCGTCTCGACACCGGTGACGAGATCACCTCGGAGACCTTGAACGGCGCCGAGGTCGCGGTCGACTTCACCGTCCCCGACGTCACCGAGGCCAACGTCCACGCCCTCGTCGACGCCGGCGTCGACGTCGTCGTCGGCACCACCGGCTGGAGCGAGGAGTCCTACGGGCGCGTGCGCGAGCACCTCGCTCGCCCCGAGGCCGCCGGTCGGAGCGTCCTCATCGCCCCGAACTTCGCCCTCTCCGCGGTCCTCGTCATGTCTTTCGCGGCGAAGGCGGCCCGCTACTTCGAGTCCGCCGAGGTCATCGAGCTCCACCACCCGAACAAGGTCGACGCCCCCTCGGGCACCGCCGTCGCCACGGCCCAGGGCATCGCCGCCGCCCGCGCCGAGGCCGGCCTCGGCCCGGTCCCGGACGCGACGCGGTCCGACCCCGACGGCGCCCGTGGCGCCGTCGTCAACGGCATCCACGTCCACGCCGTGCGTCTGCGGGGGCTCACCGCCCACGAGGAGGTCGTGCTCGGCAACGAGGGCGAGCAGCTCACCATCCGCACGGACTCCTTCGACCGCGCCAGCTTCATCCCGGGCGTCGTCCTCGCGGTGCGCGAGGTCTCCGGCCGGGGAGGCCTCACGATCGGCCTCGACAAGCTCCTCGACCTCTGA
- the dapA gene encoding 4-hydroxy-tetrahydrodipicolinate synthase, with amino-acid sequence MSSLPGRSFGSVGVAMVTPFTPEGEIDVEAAQSLAVTLVEDGADMILLAGTTGEAPTTHLPEKQTLLREVKDALAGRAMLVAGAGSNDTAHAVRVGVGSEAAGAEGLLINAPYYNRPSQEGVYRHIMAVVEATDLPVIIYDIPGRTGVRITDETLARLAEHERVLAVKDATGDVEQGFQRMEATGLEYYSGDDGLNFAWLAHGASGVISVVAHADAHSWREMVQEVDEGDLAGARAVAQRMRPLTRAIMGGGQGAVMAKEALLLQGRIPSAELRLPLVRANEAEVGELRRVLNAAGLL; translated from the coding sequence ATGAGCTCACTCCCGGGCAGGTCCTTCGGAAGCGTCGGCGTCGCCATGGTCACGCCCTTCACCCCGGAGGGCGAGATCGACGTCGAGGCCGCCCAGTCCCTCGCCGTCACCCTCGTCGAGGACGGCGCGGACATGATCCTGCTCGCCGGCACCACCGGCGAGGCCCCGACCACGCACCTGCCCGAGAAGCAGACCCTGCTGCGCGAGGTCAAGGACGCCCTCGCCGGGCGCGCCATGCTCGTGGCGGGCGCCGGCTCCAACGACACCGCCCACGCCGTGCGCGTCGGCGTCGGCTCCGAGGCCGCGGGCGCCGAGGGCCTCCTCATCAACGCCCCGTACTACAACCGCCCCAGCCAGGAGGGCGTCTACCGGCACATCATGGCCGTCGTCGAGGCCACCGACCTGCCGGTCATCATCTACGACATCCCCGGCCGCACCGGCGTGCGCATCACCGACGAGACCCTCGCCCGCCTCGCCGAGCACGAGCGCGTCCTCGCGGTCAAGGACGCCACCGGCGACGTCGAGCAGGGCTTCCAGCGCATGGAGGCCACCGGGCTCGAGTACTACTCCGGCGACGACGGCCTCAACTTCGCCTGGCTCGCCCACGGCGCCTCCGGCGTCATCAGCGTCGTCGCCCACGCGGACGCCCACTCCTGGCGCGAGATGGTCCAGGAGGTCGACGAGGGCGACCTCGCCGGCGCCCGCGCCGTCGCGCAGCGCATGCGCCCCCTGACCCGCGCCATCATGGGCGGTGGCCAGGGCGCCGTCATGGCGAAGGAGGCGCTCCTGCTCCAGGGGCGCATCCCCTCGGCCGAGCTGCGGCTCCCGCTCGTGCGCGCGAACGAGGCCGAGGTCGGCGAGCTGCGCCGCGTCCTCAACGCCGCCGGCCTCCTCTGA
- a CDS encoding GNAT family N-acetyltransferase: MTTPESTGSSPEHAHGPAGPHAGHHDPEAPSVFDSDFSSGLAAAARGGLESQGGHSHPVEAGGFVREATSGDLEAIGTVHASAMRASLGAAHAAAHGGAPLPAGVTAMISAPVLAAGWEGAVVEPPSSRHHVLVATLGDEVVGIVALAPTQGAVDEKEAADAPASVREPEPAAEITALGVLPEHQREGHGSRLLAAATDYAKQDGARVLLQWAVRGDGSVAGLLTACGLERTESYRELPVGEGVTEDCWAAAL; the protein is encoded by the coding sequence ATGACGACTCCCGAGAGCACCGGCTCCTCCCCCGAGCACGCCCACGGCCCCGCCGGTCCGCACGCCGGCCACCACGACCCCGAGGCCCCGAGCGTCTTCGACTCGGACTTCTCCTCCGGCCTGGCCGCCGCCGCTCGAGGCGGGCTCGAGTCCCAGGGCGGGCACTCGCACCCGGTCGAGGCCGGTGGCTTCGTCCGCGAGGCGACGTCTGGGGACCTCGAGGCGATCGGGACGGTTCACGCCTCCGCGATGCGCGCCTCCCTCGGCGCGGCCCACGCCGCCGCGCACGGCGGCGCCCCGCTGCCGGCCGGCGTGACCGCGATGATCTCCGCGCCCGTCCTCGCCGCCGGCTGGGAGGGCGCCGTCGTCGAGCCGCCCAGCAGCCGTCACCACGTCCTCGTCGCGACGCTCGGGGACGAGGTCGTCGGCATCGTCGCCCTCGCGCCCACGCAGGGCGCCGTCGACGAGAAGGAGGCGGCTGACGCGCCCGCCTCCGTGCGCGAGCCGGAGCCTGCCGCGGAGATCACCGCGCTCGGCGTCCTCCCTGAGCACCAGCGCGAGGGGCACGGCTCCCGGCTGCTGGCCGCGGCGACGGACTACGCCAAGCAGGACGGGGCACGGGTCCTCCTGCAGTGGGCGGTGCGCGGCGACGGGTCGGTCGCCGGGCTGCTCACGGCCTGCGGCCTGGAGCGCACCGAGTCGTACCGCGAGCTCCCCGTGGGCGAGGGCGTCACCGAGGACTGCTGGGCCGCGGCCCTCTGA